The following are from one region of the Leptospira terpstrae serovar Hualin str. LT 11-33 = ATCC 700639 genome:
- the ftsH gene encoding ATP-dependent zinc metalloprotease FtsH, with the protein MNKNIKTVFLFLLVFLVILATVYKGQDFAGKPDEISYSDFLNMVEPIEGKKPIGKITSKDGKDITSKQQIIIDKELIEGWYIPEISKDNKPKPFKTNVAQVNDDLVTKLRKSRLSFTAKSTEENKFWSVVTGIIPWLFALGIIWFIMMRQLQASGNKAFTFGKSRAKMNVDPKVKTTFNDVAGCEEAKVELLEIIEFLKDPKKFQAIGARIPKGVLLVGPPGTGKTLLAKAVAGEAGVPFFSISGSDFVEMFVGVGASRVRDLFDQGKKNAPCIIFIDEIDAVGRLRGAGLGGGHDEREQTLNQMLVEMDGFEMNEGVIVMAATNRADVLDPALLRPGRFDRQVIVDLPDLKGREEILAVHSKKVPLVSDISLNSIARGTPGFTGADLANLINEAALLAARRNKKRVTQEELEEARDKVMMGPERKSMFISDKEKEMTAYHEAGHALLGTLLPYTEPVHKVTIIPRGRALGLTQSLPVEDRHSYRKNYCLDRIVMSMGGYIAEELIFGDPSNGSSNDIQQATNIARRMVCEWGMSEKLGTIHYGSGETSPFMGRDYGHTSKPYSEEFAALIDQEVKRIIQTCLDKGRDLVKKNQKKLDSIAKALLAKETIDAQELMDIVQPSFDKYADSKSGLGAKKGKGASATKPAYSS; encoded by the coding sequence ATGAATAAAAACATCAAAACCGTATTTCTATTTTTGCTCGTATTCCTTGTCATTTTGGCAACGGTTTATAAAGGTCAGGACTTCGCCGGTAAACCCGACGAAATCAGCTATTCCGATTTTTTGAATATGGTAGAACCCATCGAAGGGAAAAAGCCAATTGGAAAAATTACTTCGAAAGATGGGAAAGATATAACCTCCAAACAACAAATCATCATTGATAAAGAACTGATTGAAGGATGGTACATCCCAGAAATTAGCAAAGACAACAAACCAAAACCTTTCAAAACTAACGTCGCACAAGTGAACGATGATTTGGTGACAAAACTTCGTAAGTCACGCCTCAGTTTTACTGCAAAGTCTACAGAAGAAAACAAGTTTTGGAGTGTAGTAACAGGAATCATTCCTTGGTTGTTTGCCCTTGGAATTATTTGGTTCATTATGATGCGCCAACTCCAAGCTTCCGGCAACAAAGCATTTACCTTTGGTAAGTCTCGTGCCAAAATGAATGTGGATCCAAAAGTAAAAACCACATTTAACGATGTAGCTGGTTGTGAAGAAGCAAAAGTGGAATTACTCGAAATCATTGAATTCTTAAAAGATCCAAAAAAATTCCAAGCTATTGGTGCACGAATTCCCAAAGGAGTCCTTCTTGTGGGTCCTCCTGGAACTGGTAAAACCTTACTTGCCAAAGCGGTTGCTGGGGAAGCGGGTGTTCCTTTCTTTTCTATCTCTGGTTCTGACTTCGTAGAAATGTTTGTGGGAGTGGGAGCATCGCGAGTTCGCGATCTCTTCGACCAAGGGAAAAAAAATGCGCCTTGTATCATCTTTATTGATGAAATTGATGCGGTAGGTCGACTTCGTGGTGCCGGTCTTGGTGGCGGTCACGACGAAAGAGAACAGACCCTCAATCAGATGTTAGTCGAGATGGACGGATTTGAAATGAATGAAGGTGTCATTGTAATGGCAGCGACTAACCGTGCTGACGTGCTTGACCCAGCACTTCTACGTCCCGGTCGTTTTGATAGACAAGTGATTGTAGACCTTCCAGATCTTAAAGGTCGTGAAGAGATATTAGCCGTTCACTCCAAAAAAGTTCCTTTAGTTTCTGATATTTCCCTTAACTCGATTGCACGAGGAACACCTGGTTTTACAGGAGCCGATCTTGCAAACCTTATCAACGAAGCGGCTCTTCTTGCTGCACGTCGTAACAAAAAACGTGTCACCCAAGAAGAACTCGAAGAAGCGCGAGATAAAGTCATGATGGGGCCAGAACGTAAGTCGATGTTTATTTCTGACAAAGAGAAAGAAATGACTGCTTACCATGAAGCTGGACATGCTCTTCTTGGCACCTTACTGCCGTATACCGAACCTGTTCATAAAGTTACCATCATTCCTCGTGGTAGAGCCCTTGGTCTCACCCAATCTCTTCCGGTGGAAGACAGACATTCTTATCGTAAAAACTATTGTTTGGATCGAATAGTGATGTCTATGGGTGGTTATATTGCCGAAGAACTCATCTTTGGTGATCCTTCTAATGGATCTTCCAACGATATCCAACAAGCAACAAACATAGCACGTCGAATGGTTTGTGAATGGGGGATGTCTGAAAAACTCGGAACTATCCATTACGGATCAGGCGAAACCTCTCCTTTTATGGGAAGAGACTATGGTCACACAAGTAAACCTTACTCTGAAGAATTTGCAGCTCTCATTGACCAAGAAGTGAAACGCATCATCCAAACCTGCCTTGACAAAGGCCGTGATTTGGTGAAAAAGAACCAAAAGAAATTGGATTCCATTGCGAAAGCACTCCTTGCGAAAGAAACAATTGATGCACAAGAGTTAATGGACATAGTTCAACCTTCCTTTGATAAATATGCAGATTCCAAATCGGGACTCGGTGCAAAAAAAGGCAAAGGTGCTTCGGCTACAAAACCAGCATACTCTTCATAA
- a CDS encoding EVE domain-containing protein, whose product MKYWLFKTEPDVFSIDDLIREKLSYWEGVRNYQARNYLRDEVKLGDLVLFYHSRLEPPGIVGIAEVAKEATPDPYQFDPNHKYFDPKLKGTEPRWYGVHLKPHTKFKDLIPLDTLRNTKGLENMVVTQKGSRLSIQPVSKKEFEIVVKMAK is encoded by the coding sequence ATGAAGTATTGGCTCTTCAAAACAGAACCAGATGTCTTTTCCATCGACGACCTAATCAGAGAAAAACTCTCTTATTGGGAAGGGGTAAGAAACTACCAAGCACGTAACTATCTTCGCGACGAAGTGAAGTTAGGTGACTTGGTTCTGTTTTATCACAGTAGATTGGAACCACCAGGAATTGTAGGTATTGCAGAAGTTGCCAAAGAAGCAACACCTGACCCTTACCAGTTTGATCCGAACCACAAATACTTTGATCCGAAATTAAAAGGTACAGAACCCAGATGGTATGGAGTGCACTTAAAACCCCATACAAAGTTTAAAGATCTGATTCCCTTAGATACCCTTCGAAACACCAAAGGTCTTGAGAATATGGTGGTAACACAAAAAGGATCTAGGTTATCGATTCAACCTGTAAGTAAAAAAGAATTTGAGATCGTTGTTAAAATGGCAAAGTAG
- a CDS encoding response regulator produces MNKINLACVVEDDPVHLFLTKQVITLSGLVNHTLVCQNGKEAYDMLSSRISLQESLPELILLDLNMPVWDGWQFLDEFTLIPVIQKITIYIVTSSSNEEDLRRAEKYNLRSNYIIKPITLEKLREIIHQMN; encoded by the coding sequence ATGAACAAAATTAATTTAGCCTGTGTTGTTGAAGATGATCCTGTTCACCTTTTTTTGACAAAACAGGTCATCACTCTTTCTGGTCTCGTCAATCATACTTTAGTTTGTCAAAATGGAAAAGAAGCATATGATATGCTTTCCTCTCGAATTTCCTTACAAGAAAGTTTACCTGAATTAATATTATTAGATTTGAATATGCCTGTTTGGGATGGTTGGCAATTTCTTGATGAATTCACATTGATTCCAGTAATTCAAAAAATCACAATCTATATAGTAACAAGTTCCTCTAACGAAGAAGATTTAAGAAGAGCAGAAAAATACAATTTAAGAAGCAATTATATAATCAAACCAATTACTCTTGAAAAACTAAGAGAAATCATTCACCAAATGAATTGA
- a CDS encoding sensor histidine kinase, which translates to MDISELDFLAKLAAQICDSKISLISSSDEKLQNPVSNYGIEPNQHSELLSFSLQMFASTSDIIIIENYQNDPKTKESAKLNTKIPIGFFVGLPLVNQDGTRLGNLSIFDEKPKILSSKQKKLLQDIAIRIAIVMKENNTLELSQRNELILFGHIVDGKPMSVFGTEHALSEIKKMERSLRISEDAFHGNFDNAAIGMALLDETGRWLKVNKRVCDIIGYTENELMGLTFQDITHPEDLNLDLSYLEELVAEKRKFYQMEKRYFHKNGNIVYAILAVSMVKNEEGKVLYFISQIIDITEWKLVEKKLKIALAKNQAILDASTLVSIISTDTEGTITEFNHGAEKMLGYTAEELIGKFTPKIFHIDSELENRAKILSKEYNRSFEGFEILTYNAKIGKSNTLEWNYKRKDGSTFPILLSITPVKQNDRISGYLGVAVDISEQKKAEAEIQSLLDITNEQNHRLKNFTNIVSHNLRSHSFGISGMMDILQYSYPDYFQNEMMQLLFGATENLKRTIEDLTAVIKVNLAQENYESVDIGKMVQKNIESLALQIIETKLEIEVNLPEPFLVRGIPAYLDSIVLNMITNAIKYKANDRISYLRISGLQKAKFIEIYFEDNGQGIDLRKHGDKLFGMYKTFHENKEARGVGLFISKNQIETMGGKIEVESTVGVGTKFTVFLPYEQN; encoded by the coding sequence TTGGATATTAGTGAATTAGATTTTCTAGCAAAACTTGCTGCACAAATATGCGATTCGAAAATTTCTTTAATTTCTTCTTCAGATGAAAAACTCCAAAATCCTGTAAGTAATTATGGGATAGAACCAAACCAACATTCAGAGTTACTTTCCTTTTCACTTCAGATGTTTGCATCTACAAGCGATATTATCATCATTGAAAATTACCAAAACGATCCAAAAACCAAAGAATCAGCCAAATTAAATACTAAAATTCCAATTGGTTTTTTTGTCGGTCTCCCTTTGGTTAATCAGGATGGAACTCGATTGGGTAATCTTTCTATTTTTGATGAAAAACCAAAAATACTAAGCTCAAAACAAAAAAAACTCCTCCAAGACATTGCCATTCGAATCGCCATTGTTATGAAAGAAAACAATACATTGGAACTCTCACAAAGAAACGAGTTGATTCTTTTTGGTCATATTGTGGATGGAAAACCAATGTCTGTTTTTGGCACAGAACATGCGTTAAGTGAAATTAAAAAAATGGAAAGGTCTCTTCGGATTAGCGAAGATGCATTTCATGGAAATTTTGATAATGCTGCAATAGGAATGGCCTTACTCGATGAAACCGGCCGATGGCTTAAAGTAAACAAAAGAGTTTGTGACATCATCGGTTATACTGAAAACGAATTGATGGGACTGACATTTCAGGACATCACTCACCCTGAGGACTTAAATCTCGATTTAAGTTATTTAGAGGAACTAGTAGCTGAAAAAAGAAAGTTTTATCAAATGGAAAAGCGGTATTTTCATAAAAACGGTAATATCGTTTATGCTATTTTAGCAGTTTCTATGGTAAAAAATGAAGAAGGTAAAGTTCTTTATTTTATTTCACAGATCATTGATATCACGGAATGGAAGTTAGTTGAGAAAAAATTAAAAATTGCTTTAGCAAAAAACCAAGCCATATTAGATGCGAGCACTTTAGTTTCCATTATAAGTACAGATACTGAAGGAACGATTACAGAATTTAATCATGGCGCCGAAAAAATGTTAGGTTATACTGCTGAAGAATTAATAGGCAAGTTTACTCCGAAAATTTTCCATATTGACAGCGAATTAGAAAATAGAGCCAAAATACTTTCCAAAGAATACAATCGGTCATTTGAAGGATTTGAAATCCTAACTTACAATGCAAAAATCGGAAAATCAAATACATTGGAATGGAACTATAAAAGAAAAGATGGATCAACTTTTCCTATTCTTTTATCCATCACTCCAGTAAAACAAAACGATAGAATTTCGGGTTACTTAGGTGTTGCCGTCGATATTTCCGAACAGAAAAAAGCAGAAGCTGAAATACAATCACTTCTCGATATAACTAATGAACAAAACCATAGACTGAAAAATTTTACAAATATTGTCTCTCACAATTTAAGATCACATAGTTTTGGAATTAGTGGTATGATGGATATACTTCAGTACTCTTATCCTGACTACTTTCAAAATGAAATGATGCAATTATTGTTTGGAGCTACTGAAAACTTAAAACGTACAATCGAAGACCTTACCGCTGTCATTAAAGTGAATCTTGCCCAAGAAAATTATGAGTCTGTAGATATTGGTAAAATGGTTCAGAAAAATATCGAAAGTTTGGCATTACAAATTATAGAAACTAAATTAGAAATCGAAGTGAATCTTCCAGAACCTTTTCTAGTAAGGGGAATCCCTGCTTATTTGGATAGCATTGTGCTGAATATGATTACCAATGCCATTAAGTATAAGGCCAACGATAGAATTAGTTATTTGCGAATCTCTGGATTACAAAAAGCCAAATTTATTGAAATTTATTTCGAAGACAATGGGCAAGGGATCGATTTGAGAAAACACGGAGACAAACTTTTTGGAATGTATAAAACATTTCATGAAAATAAAGAAGCCCGGGGAGTTGGACTATTCATTTCAAAAAATCAAATTGAGACCATGGGTGGAAAAATTGAGGTTGAAAGTACGGTAGGAGTTGGTACAAAGTTTACGGTATTTCTACCCTATGAACAAAATTAA
- a CDS encoding CAP domain-containing protein: protein MNVLLKSNLPTIQCRTFVIVLILSTATFVCKTPEVKKTPVVEVKKPETVEKVVEPQDPNLAFLESIEDGRELPDSDKWKVEQYDVFTEDTFPSYAPANTAIDFAKVDYPLLNAAIFYVTSKERKSLGLRPFKYSEKCEQAAFGHAQDMVTYDFYSHTSNVNGKETLRDRLDLVGIVDTYSAENIINAFGIQYQGGRAVFTPLQNGGPFFSYTKAGNPIPNHTYLSLAKAVVEIWFNSPGHRKNILNPEFTYMGAGTSFYKDKKFYDIDKVKAVQVFTAKP from the coding sequence ATGAACGTTCTATTAAAATCTAATCTACCCACGATCCAATGTCGAACCTTCGTCATTGTTTTAATTTTAAGTACTGCTACCTTTGTTTGTAAAACTCCGGAAGTAAAAAAAACACCCGTTGTCGAAGTTAAAAAACCAGAAACGGTGGAAAAGGTTGTGGAACCACAAGATCCCAATTTGGCTTTTTTAGAAAGTATTGAAGATGGTAGAGAGTTACCTGATTCGGATAAGTGGAAAGTGGAACAGTATGATGTTTTTACAGAAGATACATTTCCTTCGTATGCTCCTGCAAACACTGCAATTGATTTTGCAAAAGTAGATTATCCATTGTTAAATGCTGCTATTTTTTATGTTACTTCTAAAGAAAGAAAATCTCTTGGCCTTCGCCCATTTAAATATTCAGAAAAATGTGAACAAGCTGCCTTTGGACATGCACAAGATATGGTAACCTATGATTTTTATTCTCATACAAGTAATGTGAATGGAAAAGAAACACTACGCGATCGATTGGACTTAGTGGGAATAGTCGATACTTACTCTGCAGAAAATATCATCAATGCATTTGGAATCCAATACCAAGGTGGACGTGCCGTATTCACTCCATTACAAAATGGCGGTCCTTTTTTCAGTTATACAAAAGCAGGAAACCCTATCCCGAACCATACCTATTTGAGTTTAGCAAAGGCTGTGGTAGAAATTTGGTTTAATTCACCTGGGCACAGAAAAAATATCCTAAACCCAGAATTTACCTATATGGGTGCAGGTACTTCCTTTTATAAAGACAAAAAGTTTTATGATATAGATAAGGTAAAGGCAGTGCAAGTGTTTACTGCGAAACCTTAA